Proteins encoded by one window of Manis pentadactyla isolate mManPen7 chromosome X, mManPen7.hap1, whole genome shotgun sequence:
- the FOXR2 gene encoding LOW QUALITY PROTEIN: forkhead box protein R2 (The sequence of the model RefSeq protein was modified relative to this genomic sequence to represent the inferred CDS: inserted 2 bases in 1 codon; substituted 1 base at 1 genomic stop codon) gives MDLKLKNPEFWYSFHSQVPGLLDRDMGNEFFLPCTTEQCPLTEQNLAIYRLSVIEPPIVPQEGIPSPHKEGIDSEPNLWMWMNPNIILAPGNNEASKPGKKKDLTSIFPSPQPLPKDRXSNYSEATVMESLPTSSTEKSPQQEQFTSSHSEWELTEEETEEQDGISSVALQSSNKGECFQSQKLWQGNNQERRSWHCTPLNYSHLIALALRNSPPCGLNVQDIYSFTQQHFPFLWTAPNGWKNTIHNLCLLSSFEKAPVNHHDGTKAKPPSGLWRLTEEGHCCFQEKTHALASAQRESIQXCMSQTDIVTSLFDL, from the exons ATGGATCTAAAACTAAAAAATCCTGAGTTCTGGTATAGTTTTCATAGCCAGGTCCCAGGGCTGCTGGACCGGGACATGGGGAATGAGTTTTTCCTTCCATGCACCACAGAACAATGCCCCTTAACTGAGCAGAACCTTGCCATATACAGACTTTCAGTGATCGAGCCCCCAATAGTGCCTCAAGAGGGGATACCCAGTCCTCACAAAGAAGGTATTGACTCTGAACCCAACCTGTGGATGTGGATGAATCCTAACATCATCTTAGCCCCTGGCAACAATGAGGCCTCAAAGCCTGGTAAGAAAAAGGATCTGACAAGCATATTTCCTTCCCCTCAACCACTCCCAAAGGACAG GTCTAACTATTCAGAAGCAACAGTAATGGAGTCCCTGCCAACTTCTTCCACTGAGAAATCTCCCCAACAGGAGCAGTTTACCTCTTCCCACAGTGAATGGGAGCTCACAGAAGAGGAGACTGAAGAACAAGATGGCATTTCCTCTGTGGCCCTTCAATCCTCTAACAAAGGGGAATGTTTCCAGAGCCAGAAGCTATGGCAAGGCAACAACCAGGAGAGAAGGTCCTGGCACTGCACCCCCCTCAATTACAGCCACTTAATTGCCCTGGCATTAAGaaacagccctccctgtggcctcAATGTGCAAGATATCTACAGTTTTACCCAACAGcatttcccctttctctggacaGCTCCAAATGGCTGGAAGAACACTATTCACAACCTCTGCCTCCTAAGCAGCTTTGAGAAGGCACCAGTCAATCATCATGATGGGACTAAGGCAAAGCCACCATCTGGCCTCTGGAGGCTTACTGAGGAGGGTCATTGCTGCTTTCAGGAGAAGACTCATGCCTTAGCCTCTGCTCAGAGGGAGAGCATCCAATAGTGCATGAGCCAGACAGATATTGTGACCTCTCTCTTTGACCTTTGA